From Cucumis melo cultivar AY chromosome 1, USDA_Cmelo_AY_1.0, whole genome shotgun sequence, a single genomic window includes:
- the LOC103500595 gene encoding protein CURVATURE THYLAKOID 1C, chloroplastic, which produces MASIVATLPPPLLAPRKSFTILNISQKLSVLSTAKGRCGNVVVKAVGGSSESSTSLDIIKSVRNVWDQPEDRFALFGLGFAAVATAWTATNLVTAIDKLPLLPGVLEFIGALVSWWFVYRYLLFKPNREELLQIINKSILDVFGQ; this is translated from the exons ATGGCTTCCATTGTTGCTACTCTACCTCCGCCATTGTTGGCGCCCCGCAAAAGCTTTACTATTTTGAACATTTCTCAGAAGCTCTCTGTTTTATCCACTGCTA AAGGACGTTGTGGCAATGTTGTTGTAAAGGCTGTCGGAGGCAGCTCTGAGTCTTCTACTTCCCTTGATATTATTAAGTCTGTTCGAAATGTT TGGGATCAACCTGAAGACCGATTCGCACTTTTCGGCCTGGGATTTGCAGCTGTAGCAACTGCATGGACAGCAACAAATCTTGTTACG GCCATTGACAAGCTACCACTGCTTCCAGGTGTATTAGAATTCATAGGAGCACTGGTTTCTTGG TGGTTTGTGTATCGCTACCTCCTGTTCAAGCCAAATCG GGAAGAGCTTTTGCAGATAATCAACAAGTCAATATTAGATGTATTTGGACAGTAA
- the LOC103500596 gene encoding protein NRT1/ PTR FAMILY 1.2-like, whose protein sequence is MDHQNSAAMQSLNTELQQRHQQEQEEEEEEEEAISKSTKKGGLLTMPFIIVNESLEKVGSYGLMPNMILYLMKDYNLGFAKGNNILFFWSAAINFMPLLGAFLADSYLGRFLTIGFGSIATFLGMLLLWLTAMVPSTKPPACDQLHPETCRSPTAAQMAFLAVALSLMSIGAGGVRPCTLAFGADQIDRRDNPNNKRMLERFFGWYYASASFSVLIALTGIVYIQDHVGWKVGFGVPAGLMLFATVLFFAASSIYVKQKATKSLFSSFAQVAVAAFKNRKFPLPASPASTKWFYHKDSIFTQPSDKLRFLNKACVVKNPEQDIAGDGTAANPWSLCTVEQVEELKTLIKVIPIWSTGVMMSINVSQSSFPLLQAKSMDRHISSTFQIPAGSFGTFVIITIVIWVILYDRAILPLASKIRGKPVHFGVKSRMGAGLICSAMSMALSAIVENVRRRKAIAQGIVDDLDAVVDMSALWLIPQHCLNGLAEALNAIGQTEFYYSEFPKTMSSVASSLFGLGMAVANLLASAIMSTVDNVTSKGGKESWVSKNINKGHFEKYYWLLAILSVINVLYYVVCSWAYGPSVDQRRTAMDDGKISSNEDELSMLDARVKEEEGELHKVKGLEA, encoded by the exons ATGGATCACCAAAACTCTGCAGCAATGCAGAGTCTAAACACAGAATTACAACAACGACATCAgcaagaacaagaagaagaagaagaagaagaagaagccatTTCCAAATCCACTAAAAAAGGAGGTCTTCTTACTATGCCTTTCATCATAG TTAACGAATCATTGGAGAAAGTGGGGAGTTACGGATTAATGCCAAACATGATATTGTATTTAATGAAGGATTACAATTTGGGATTTGCTAAAGGAAATAATATCCTGTTTTTTTGGTCTGCTGCTATCAATTTCATGCCTCTTCTTGGTGCCTTTCTTGCTGATTCTTATTTGGGTCGTTTCCTCACTATTGGCTTTGGCTCCATTGCTACTTTCTTg GGAATGTTACTTCTATGGCTAACGGCGATGGTTCCGTCAACGAAACCACCCGCGTGCGATCAACTCCACCCGGAAACCTGCCGATCTCCAACGGCGGCCCAAATGGCCTTTCTGGCTGTCGCCTTGAGCCTCATGTCCATTGGAGCTGGCGGCGTCCGACCCTGTACTCTGGCCTTCGGCGCCGATCAAATTGATCGGCGGGATAATCCAAACAACAAAAGAATGCTGGAGAGATTCTTTGGGTGGTACTACGCATCGGCTTCATTCTCCGTTCTAATCGCATTGACCGGGATCGTTTACATTCAAGATCACGTTGGTTGGAAGGTGGGATTTGGAGTTCCGGCGGGTCTTATGCTTTTCGCCACCGTTCTGTTCTTTGCGGCTTCGTCGATTTATGTGAAACAAAAAGCCACCAAGAGCTTGTTTAGTAGCTTTGCGCAAGTCGCCGTCGCCGCCTTTAAGAATCGGAAGTTCCCACTTCCGGCGTCGCCGGCGTCCACTAAGTGGTTTTATCATAAAGATTCCATTTTCACTCAACCCTCCGATAAGCTCAG GTTTTTGAACAAAGCCTGTGTAGTGAAGAATCCAGAGCAAGACATCGCCGGCGACGGAACGGCAGCAAATCCATGGAGTTTATGCACCGTAGAGCAAGTAGAAGAACTCAAAACCCTAATCAAAGTAATCCCCATCTGGTCCACCGGCGTAATGATGTCCATTAACGTCAGCCAAAGCTCTTTCCCTCTTCTTCAAGCCAAATCCATGGACCGTCACATCTCTTCCACTTTCCAAATCCCCGCCGGTTCCTTCGGCACCTTCGTCATCATCACCATCGTCATCTGGGTCATCCTCTACGACCGCGCCATTCTCCCTCTCGCCTCCAAAATCCGCGGAAAGCCAGTTCATTTCGGCGTCAAATCTCGAATGGGCGCCGGTCTAATCTGCTCCGCCATGTCCATGGCACTCTCCGCCATCGTCGAAAACGTCCGCCGTAGAAAAGCCATCGCACAAGGAATAGTGGATGATCTGGACGCCGTGGTCGACATGTCGGCTTTGTGGCTAATTCCACAACATTGCTTGAATGGATTAGCGGAAGCCCTGAATGCGATCGGACAAACAGAGTTTTATTACTCTGAATTTCCGAAGACGATGTCGAGCGTTGCTTCATCGTTGTTTGGATTGGGAATGGCTGTGGCCAATTTGTTGGCGAGTGCGATTATGAGTACAGTGGATAATGTTACTTCCAAGGGTGGAAAAGAGAGTTGGGTTTCGAAGAACATAAACAAAGGGCATTTCGAGAAGTATTATTGGCTTCTTGCAATTTTGAGTGTTATCAATGTGTTGTATTATGTTGTGTGTAGTTGGGCATATGGACCGAGTGTGGATCAGAGAAGAACCGCCATGGATGATGGAAAGATAAGCTCGAATGAGGACGAATTGTCGATGTTGGATGCTAGGgttaaggaagaagaaggagagtTGCATAAGGTCAAGGGATTGGAGGCTTGA